The DNA window AGACGCTCCTTGGTTTCGAGGAAGCGCGGATGGCTGGTACGGATCGACGGGTCTCGCGGGCGCGCAATATCGACGTCGATTTGAGCTTTGATCCGGCCCGGTCGAGCCGTCATGACAATGACGCGGTCTCCGAGAAAGACGGCCTCCTCGATATTGTGGGTGATCAGAACGAAGGTCTTTCGGGTCTTTTCCCAAATTCTCAGGATCTCTTCTTGAAGAACGTCCCTGGTCAGCGAGTCCAGCGCCGCAAAGGGCTCGTCCATCAGGACAACCTCGGGATCGGGCGCGAGCGCTCTCGCGATGCTCACCCGCTGCCGCATTCCGCCGGAAAGTTCGTGCGGGTAGCGGTGCTCGAAGCCACCGAGTTTGACGAGATCGAGATAGTGCTGAACGATCTTCTTTCGCTCTGCCGCGGGAACACCCTTCGCGAGCAGCCCGAACTCGACATTCTCTGCAACGGTCAGCCACGGGAACAGCCCGTATTCCTGAAAGATAACGATGCGGTCTGGCCCCGGCTGTTTGATCGCCTTGCCGTCCTGCAACGTCTCGCCGCTGGTCCCCTGGACAAAACCCGCGATCGCGTGAAGCAACGTGCTCTTGCCGCAGCCTGACGGTCCAATGATGCAGAGAAACTGGCCGGATGGAATTTCACAGGACACGTTATCGAGCGCCACGACGCGTTCGAATGGGTTCTGACTTTCGAAGATTTTCGTGAGGTTCCGAACGCTGATCTCGCTCATGGCTTCTCTCTTTCACCGTGCTACTTGACGCGGTAGCGATCGATCACATCGAGAGCTGGATCGAGACCGAGCCCCGGCCCGGCGGGAACCCGGACCTTGCCTCGCTTCGGGGTTGTCTCGCCGCGGTAGAGTTCGGCTTCGAAATCGCAGTAGAGCCGCTCCAGCAGCGGAAGCTGACGTTGCGCGGCGCTGAGGTGGATGGTTGCGACCTGTCCCGGCCCGAAGATGGCGCAATGTGGGACGAACTCGATTCCCTTCGCATCGCACAGCGCGGCGATCTTCAGCAGCTCCGAGACCCCGCCCGTTTTGGCTACATCGGGCTGCGCGATATCGATCGCGTTGGCTTCGATCATGGCGACGAAGTCGTGCAAACTACCGGCATTCTCGCCGGCTGCGATCCGGTGCCGGCCGGTCGCTTTCACGCGTGCAAGACCGACATAATTCTCGGGCGGCCACACCGGCTCTTCCAGCCAGTACAGATTGAGAGGCTTGAGGAGTTCGTCGTAGCGCAGCGCTTCGGCAACCGACCACGGGCAGTTGGTATCGAGCATCACCAGCGCATCCGAGCCTGCCGCTTCCACGGACGCGCGGATCTCGTTCTCGGTGATCTCGTGAAGTTTGATGTAGCGGTAACCGCGCTCGATGGCTTGCCGGGTTGCCTTGACGACATCGGCGCAGTTTCCGTATCTCATCAGGCTTGCATAAACTTCCACTTCGCCGGCGAAAGCGCCTCCAAGCAGCGTCGACAGCGGGACACCGGTGAGTTTCCCCATGATGTCCCACAAGGCGATGTCGACCGCCGAAATCCCGTAGACGATCGGGCCAATACGGCCGAAGTTCTGGAGCTGAAACTCGAGGTCGAATTTGATCTTCGAGATTTCGAATGCGTTGCGGCCGATCACCAGCGGGAGAACGCGGGTTTCGATCAGTGCGGCAAGAGATTTGTCCTCGCCGCGCGAGAACGCCTCGCCCCAGCCGACAATGCCGTCTTCGGTCTCAAGCCTCACGAACAGCGTATCGAACTGCAGTCGCGGCGAGCCGCCAAAACTCCAGGGCGGGGTGCCGCCGGATTCGAAGGGAATGGAGACCAGGATGGTTTCCGCCTTGACGATCCGTTGCGGCGCCACGGCCGGGCGCGGCGCCGGCCTCTCCTCGGTCCGCCTATTCATTTCCGCCAGATCCACGCAAATCCTCACTTACCATTTAACTGTTGATTGTTGACAATCAGCAAAGGGTAGGATTTGGATGGAGTCAATGGTAAATGTGCGCCAATATTTGCCTACGAATCGAACAGACATGCTGCGCGGGCGGGTAACAGGAGGACGAATTGGTTGCTCAGGTCATTTCAGGGCTGGTCGAGAAACGTAGTCTCGACCGCGCAGCGGCGGACGCGATCAGGCAGGCCATCACAAGTGGGGCGCTGAACCCGGGCGCACGATTGACCGAAGTCGAACTGGCTTCGGGACTGAAGGTTTCGCGCGGAACGATCCGGGCTGCGCTTCAGCGACTGTTGAGCGAAGGGCTGATCGCCCAGAAGCCCTATGCCGGATGGGAAGTTGCAACTCTGACATCGCGCGATGCGTGGGAGCTGTACACGCTGCGATCGAGTCTCGAAGGGCTGGCGGCCCAGCTTGCGGCTCGCAATCCCGAGCGGCGGAGCTTGATCGAACCGGCGTTCGACAAGCTGAAGGCCGCGGCCAAAACTCGTGACCAAAAGCAGATCACGGATGCCGATCTGGCACTTCACAAGGCGATCGTCGTCCTGGCGAACCACAAGCGTCTTTTCGATCAATACGGCTATGTCGAGCAGCAGGTTCGGATGTACATGGCTTCTTCGAACGCGATACTTGAAAAGCCGGAGCTCGTGATTTCGAACCATGAGAAGTTGGTAAGTTCGGTCCTGAAGGGTAACGCGTCTGCCGCTGAACGAAGCGCGCAGGAACACACCAAGGCAGCGGGCGAGGTTCTGACCCGATATCTCCAGGAAAAAGAAAAACAGATCGAGCTTGCCGCGCCAGCGAAGCGCGCTTAGCGCTTCGGAAACCTGGTCCCGTCGTGGAAGCGCAGAGTGTGCCCGACACAAGGCCGGGCATGACGACTTCGCTATAAGCTCCATTCCATTGGCTGCATTTTGAGTCAGACTGAGGAGGTGCGAAAGCGCCGTCTCGAAGGATGAAGCCACAGAACTGGAAAATGCCCTAGCGATAGAAAGCGGTCGGCGGCATACCGAAATGCTTCCGGAACATGGCGGTAAAGGCACTTTGGCTGGCATAGCCGCTGTCGAGCGCGACATCGATGATCCGATCGCCGCGCGCGAGCCGTTCGAGGGCAAATAGAAGACGTGCCTGCTGGCGCCATTGCCCAAAGGTCAGGCCGGTCTCCCGGGAGAACAGGCGATGGACGGTCTTGGGTGTCAGCCTGAGCTGCCGAGCCCATTGCTCCGCGGTCGATGCATCGTCAGGCCGCGCGACCATGGCTTCGCACACGTTGCGTAGCCGTGCATCGTTCGGCATCGGCAGATGCAATGGAAGCACATCGACTTCCCGCAATTCATCGAGCAATAGACGCATCAGGCGCGCGTCTCGCGTGTCGGAGGCGTAGTCGAGCGGAACGCGCATCGCCGCAACGATCAGTTCCCGCAGCAGCGGAGACACCGCGATGACGCAACTCGCCTGTGGCAAGTGGGGCGCGGCGTGTTGGTCGACGAAGACGGTCCGAATCTTCACGTCACCGCACATTCGGACTTCGTGATCGAGCCCTGCGGTCAACCAGACGGCGCGATTGGGCGGCACCACCCAGACACCTGCGGCGGAGCGCACGATCATGACCCCTTCGATGGCGTACAGCAGCTGACCACGGGGATGCGCGTGCGGACCAGTCGAGGCGCCGCTTGGATAATCGATCTCCATGGCCGCCATCGGCCGCGCCGTCGCGTGATAGCCGAGGTGCCGGGTGATCAAGTCGTCAAGCATGTCCTAATCTCGCTAGTCCCAGTCATTCTAGCGTGAGACCGGCTCCTGTTTAAACGTCTATTTGTGGCGGCTCATTTTCCCGATGAACCGTCAAATCACATGCTCAAACAAAAAACCGCTCTCCTCTATCCCTTTCTCGCTATCGTTTTGTGGGCGGGAAACGTCATCGCCTCTCGCCTGTCGGCGCATACCATTGGGCCGCAGGCCATCACCTTCTATCGCCTGCTGCTTGCCGTTGCCCTGATGAGCCTCTTCGTCGCGCGGCCGGCTTGGCGGAATCGGTCAGCGATCTGGCCTCACTTCGGCCAGTTCGCGATTCTCGGCTTTCTGGCAATGTGCCTGTTCCAAAGCCTGTCCTATCTGGCGGCGGAGACAACGACGGCGACCAACATGGCGGTGTTTACCGCGCTGACGCCGCTTCTCACGGTCGGGCTCAGCGCTGTGCTGCTCGGCGAGGACCCGACGCTCGGAATGGTCGGCGGTGGCCTGCTGTCTCTCGCTGGTCTGATCTATCTTGTCAGCGGTGGCGACTTGTCGACGTTATTCCGCGACGGAGTCCATCCGGGCGATGCGCTGATGCTGTTGGCCGCGCTGGTCTATGCGCTCTACGGTGTGTTGCTGAAACGGTGGAATCTGCCGATCACCGGGTGGCAATCAACCTACATGCAGGCGCTCTGCGCTCTTGCCATCATGTTTCCGGCCTTTCTGGCGACCCCCGCACCGCTGCGCCAGCTTAACACGGCGACACTGCCGCTGATCGGCTATGCGGGCGGGCTGGCATCGGTCGTGCTCCCGTTCCTCTGGATTCGAGGTGTGCAGCAACTTGGTCCGAATCGCTGTGCCGTCTTTATGAATCTGCTGCCCGTGCTGACCGCGGCTGCGGCGATCGTGATGTTGGGCGAGCCCGTCAGGTCCTTCCATGTGATCGGCGGCGGCCTGGCACTTTGCGGCGTTGCCTTCGCGCAGACATTTCGCCGACCGCTCACCCGGCGCACGGTATCGATCGCCGGGTGATGCGACGTTGAGACCGCATTCTCGATGCCGCGACGCGAGACGATCGCGTTCTCGCCTATTGCAGCTCGGCGCCGCGACGCTCCGGGATCAGTAGCCACATCGTCGCGAGGTCGACGACGTAAAGCGCCGCCAGCACAGTAATCGCGAATTCAAAGCCGCGGGCGGAAGCGACGAGGCCGACCAGCAGCGGACCAAGGCCACCGACAGCCCTGCCGATGTTGAACAGGACGTTTTGAGCGGTCGCGCGCGCTGCCGTCGGGTACAGCTCACTCATCAGCGCTCCGTAGCCGCCGAGCATTCCGTTGACGAAAAACCCCATGACGGCGCCGGCAAACAGCAGCTGCACTGGATCCGAAAGACGGGAATAGCACAGCACCATGACCGCGGCGCCGGTCATATAAGCAAAGAAAGCCGAGCGCCGGCCGATGCGATCTGCGACCTGGCCGAACACGAAGATACCAGCCGCCATGCCAGCGATTGTGGCTACGGTCCAAACCGCGGTTTGCGTAAGGGCCAGACCGAAACGGGTCGAAAGATAATTAGGCAACCAGATCATGACGCCGTAATAGCCGAAGTTCTGAACTGAACAGAGGATCACCATGCCGAAGGAGAGCTTGATGGTATCGGCATCCTTCACCAGCAGCCGAAGCGACGATTGGAGTGCGCGGGTTTTTGCGTCGCGCAGGAACAACTCGGGCTCGGGCAGGGTTCGACGGATAAGATAAGCCGCCGCCGCAGGGAGAATTCCGATCAGGAACATGCCGCGCCACCCGATCGCCGGCAGCAGCAGCGGCGTGACGATGGCGGCGGCCAGCACACCGACCTGCCAGCCCAAGCCAACATAAGATGAAACTCGCCCCCGCTCCGCGGCAGGACACGCCTCTGCGACCAGCGCCATTCCGATGCCGAATTCGCCGCCAAGGCCGACGCCGGCGATGGTTCGGAAAAACAGCAGATCCCAGTATCCCCGCGCGAAAGCGCATAAACCGGTGAAGACGGCAAACAACACAATCGTCCAAACCAGAACCCGCACGCGACCAAGCTGGTCGGACAGCCATCCAAACGCAAAACCGCCGAGCACGGCGCCGAATAACGTCGCCGTAACCAGCGAAGCCGCTTGCGCTTGCGAGAGACCAAGATCGACCGAGATCGGACGCAGCATGAAGCCGAGGATGAGCAGGTCGAACCCGTCCGTCGCGTACCCGATCGCGGATCCCCAGATCGCAGCGCGGCGCGTCCGCCTGGCATCCGTCTCCATCGTGACCGTATCGATGTCAGACGCAACGGTTACCCGACCGACGTTCACTTGATAAATCCCCGTATTTGATGGCGCTGAGCCAACCAAATTCGCTCGATCGGGCGCAACACCTATCTTGGCGAAAGGCCGATCTTTCCACTTCAAACAGCCCGGGGGCAGCATCGCGCTGGAGACCGCGCAGGTCGTTGGGCCTCGGCGGCGGCCGCAGCGGCAATCCGCTCACTGGGGCGTTCATCGACGAAAGCCATGCCGCGCGGCAGAGAGCGGCTGTCGCTGGGCTCTTGCGGTTAGCAACGTAAGGTTGGTCTGCGCGGTCGGATCAACCCAGCCGGCTGATCTGTTCCTCGGTCACCACGCGCTCGATATTCTCGCTCTTGCTCTTGATCCGATAGCGCGGGCGTCCATCCGCCTCGATCGGCAAGCACGTGACAATGGTATAGATGCTCCGCTGCTTGACGTCGGCGCGGCCCTGCGGGCCCTGCAGCTGGTGATGGACGTCGTCATTGATCGCGTAATTGTGTGCCATCGCGGGTCTTTCCGTTGAAGGGGGCTGTAGTTGCAACAGCCCGGCTGCGCAACACATCCCGTTGGTATACAGGCGGGCAGGCCTTCTGGCAAAGACAGAAGCGATACGTGGCCATTTATTGCCGGGCCTGCTCGTGGCAAATTTGAGTTGTTTTCCAGCGAAAACGACGGTTGGGAAGCTGGCGGGCCGAGAACAATGAAGATGGGAACTATGTCCACGCTTTAGCTACCTAAATGCACGCTACAGCTCACTGATGCCAACCAGCGCGCGGGTGTCGCGCGTTCCGTCGTCGAGGCGGGAATCTAAGTCGCCCGGTCGAAGATACTGACAAGCCAATTTATAAAGACTCGCACGCGGGGCGACAGTTGCCGGCTGTGTGGGTAAAGGACGGATACGGAACTGGGCGTCGGCGGAAAATTCTCCAGCACCTGCACAAGCTCTCCGGTCCTCAGCGCATGGTCGGCATGGTAGCGCGGAATCTGGATCAGCCCGAGACCCAGCTTGGCCGCTGCGAAATAGCCCTCGGCGGCGTTGACTGACACCGTCGCCGGCAGGACGCGGTTACAGACCTGTCCGTCGATGGTGAATTCCAGCGGCAACACCGCGCCTGTCGCTGACGAACGGAAACCGACCATGCGATGCCCTTCGGCCAGCATATCCGGATGCGCCGGCGTGCCGAACCGTTCGAGATAGGCCGGCGAGGCCAGCGTCGCTTCGCCCAGCATGGCGATGCGCCGGACGATCAGGTCGCTGTTCTGGGGCGTGCCGACGCGCAGCACGCAGTCGATACCTTCGCGGATCAGATCAACCAGCCGGTCGCCCTCGCTTATGTAGAGTTCGATGTCCGGATATGTCTGGAGGAATTCCGGCAGGCGCGGCAGCACGAAATGCCGCGCCAGCGTGCCATGCATGTCGACGCGCAGCAGACCCTTCGGCTTGGCGCCGGCAAAGGCGCCCTCAGCGTCCTCGATATCGGCGAGTATACTGACACAACGCCTGTAATAGGCTTCGCCATCGAGAGTGGGACTGACATGGCGGGTCGTGCGCTCTAGCAGACGGACGCCCAGGTGGGCTTCGAGCTGTTTCACCGCATCGGTGACGGTCGAGCGGGGCAGGCCCAAATCCTCGGCGGCCAGCGTGAAGCTGCGCCTTTCCACGACGCGGGAAAAGACCCGCATGGCATCTAGTCTGTCCATCTTATTTGTTCGTGAATTCCGGATAGTGATGCCGAATATTGGATGATTATCCGCCCAACGGAAAGGGGCATCTTCTCCTCATCGAAACGCGCTTTGGCGCAAACGGAAGGAGAAAGACGATGTCAGGGAACAGCAGCAAGGTCGCCATCGTCACGGGCGCATCCAGAGGCATCGGCGCCGCGATCGCGGAGCGCCTCGCCAGGGACGGCTTCACCGTCGTCGTCAACTATTCGGGCAATGCCGCTCCGGCGGAGGAGCTTGCCCGCAAGATCGAACAGGCCGGCGGCAAGGCCCTGACCGCCAAAGCCGACGTTGCCGACGCGGATGCCGTCCGCCGGATGTTCGATGCCGCGGAAACCGCCTTCGGCGGTGTCGATATCCTCGTCAACAATGCCGGCATCATGCAGCTCGCCAGGATCGCCGACGCCGATGACGCGAACTTCGATCGCCAGATCGCCGTCAACTTGAAGGGCACTTTCAACACGCTGCGCGAGGCGGCCAAGCGCCTGCGTGATGGTGGCCGCATCATCAATTTCTCGACCACCGTGGTCGGCCTGAAGCTCGAAACCTATGGCGTCTATGCCGCCACCAAGGCCGCGGTCGAGACATTGACCGCGATCCTGGCCAAGGAGATGCGCGGCCGCAACATCACCGTGAACGCGGTGGCGCCCGGCCCGACGGCCACCGACCTGTTCCTCAACGGCAAGAGCCCCGAGCTGATCGAGCGCATGTCGAAGATGAACCCGCTGGAGCGTCTCGGCGCCCCGGCGGATATCGCCGCGTCCGTCGCTTTCCTTGCCGGTCCGGACGGCGGCTGGATCAACGGCCAGACGCTGCGCGCCAACGGCGGCATGATCTAACGCAAGGACAGGCGGCGGCCGCCGGCAGCCGCCTCATGAAGCGGCGTTCTCGGCCGATCCATCCCCCAACCATGGAAAGAACACGACCATGAGCAAGCAAGTCATCGTCATCACCGGCGCGTCGAGCGGTTTCGGCGCGCTCACCGCCCGCGCCCTCGCCAAGGCCGGTCACACCGTTTATGCTGGCATCCGCGCGACACAGGGCCGCAATGCCCCGGCGGTCGCCGATGCCTCCACCTTCGGCCAGGAAAACGGCGTCGACCTGCGCACCGTCGAACTCGACGTTGCCAGCGATGCTTCGGTAGAAGCTGGCATCGCCGGCATCATCGCCGACACGGGACATCTCGACGTCGTCATCCACAACGCCGGGCATATGTCCTTCGGGCCGGCCGAAGCCTTCACGCCGGAGCAGTTCGCCGAGCTTTACGACATCAACGTACTCTCGACCCAGCGCGTGAATCGCGCCGCGCTGCCCTATATGCGCAAGGCGGGCAAGGGGCTTGTCGTATGGGTGTCTTCATCGAGCACCCGCGGCGGCACGCCGCCCTATCTGTCGCCCTATTTCGCGGCCAAGGCGGCGATGGATTCGCTCGCCGTCTCCTATGCAAGCGAACTGACCCGTTGGGGTATCGAGACCGCGATCATCGTGCCCGGCGCCTTCACCAAGGGCACCAATCACTTCGCCCATTCCGGCTCGCCGGCCGACACCGCGCGCGCCGCCGAATACAATGAAGGTCCCTACAAGGGCGTGCCCGAGCAGTCATTGAAGGGCCTCGCCGCGCTGGAGCCCGCCGATGCCGATGCAGGCGAGGTCGCCGTCGCCATCGTCAACGTGGTCGGCATGCCGTTCGGCAAGCGGCCCTTCCGCACCCATGTCGATCCGTCCGAAGACGGAGCGGAAATCGTCAACGGCGTCGCCGATCGCGTCCGTTCCGAGATGTTCCGCCGCATCGGCCTCGAAGACTTGTTAAGGCCAACGATCAAGGCTTGATCCGGCTTCATGCACTATGATCTCGGATATTTCGACCTGGAGCAGAAAACCCTGCAGCCCCTCGACAACCCGTTCGGCACGAGGCTGTCACCCATGTCTTAGGTACGACCTGTTACCTATGTCTCCGGGCTGGACAGTCGGGAAGCTGGCGGAGAGGGAGTCAGTCAATCCCCATTAAAAGATCGAGCATTTTTGACCTTCCTAGACCAAAACCCACCGTTTGAACCCTCCAGTTTTCTTGCTTTTCCTAGCTCGACCGGTGAATAAATTCGCGGAGCTTTTTTTCGATCTTGCGTTCACCAATCCATATGCCGAAAACCAGGTTCAAAGAGGCTGTTGTCAAGCGCGCTGTGAGAGGCGGCGATCGAAAAACCACGCTAGCGGACGCGACGGACACCGCGCACGAGCCGTTAGAAGTTTTCCGCATAAGGTCGGAAATCTATTTCTTGCGACCATACTGAGCGAGGCTGCATGTGGAGATACCAGTACCCCTCGGCGATCGCATCTGGTTCAAGCAGCCCATCCGGTCCCTTTCGTTGTGCAATATCAGGGATCACGCTGAAGATCTTGTCACCTTCAATGGAACCGTCGATGACCGCGTGTGCCACGTGGATGCCTTGGGGTCCAAATGCTCGTGCGAAGGATTGGCTCACCATCCGCAGGCCTGCTTTGGCCGCCGAGAAGGCGGTAAAGGTGGCCTTACCACGCAGTGCGGCCGTCGCACCTGTGAACAGGATCGTTCCCCGGCCGCGCCGGAGCATCCGGCGAGCAACTTCCCGGCCAAACACGAAGCCTCCGAAGCAACCGACGCGCCAGATTTCCTCGAAATCGGCCGAGGAGGTCTCAAGCGCGGGCCCCCAGATCGCGTTACCCGCGTTGTAGATACCGACTTCGACGGGGCCAATTGATTCTAACCGCTCCAGAATTGCAGTCAGTGCCGACTCGTCGCGAGCATCGCCGGGAAGTGCGATCGCTTGGCCCCCGGCGGCGATGATCTCCTCGACTACAATTGCAAGCGACCGGGGGGAGCGACCCGTAACAGCAACCCTAAATCCTTCACGGGCGAAGCATCTGGCGATGGCGGCGCCTAAGCCTCGGCTGGCACCAACTCCAACCACCCAAGCAATCGATTGCTCCATGATCATTCACCTGCTCCCTCGCTGCTTGCAGTCGCTTTCAGTGCCTTGCGTGAGAGATATTGAAATGTCATCTCGACGATCTTCGGCTTCAGCAGAAAGTCGCGGGCCTCTCTCGCCTTGTCGGGATCTACAGGATGAACCGTGCCGGCTGCCGATGCCGCAAGCTGAAGAGCGGCGGCGCGCTCGAAGAAAAAAGCGAGATATGCCGCCTCTTCGATGGTCTCGCCGGCCGCGATCAGTCCATGGTTGGCGAGCAGAATGGTCTTCTTATCCCCCAACGCTTCCGAGATAATGATGCCCTCCTCGTCGCCAATGGGTAGCCCCGGCCAATCCGGCAGATAGGCGCACTGGTCCTGAAACATGCACATGTCCATATGCGCGACGATGAGCGGCTGTCCGATCATCGACAAGGCCGACGTGGCCGGTGGATGAGTATGCACGATGGAGCGGATTCCCGGCTTGTGCTGATAGATCCACAGGTGGAAGCGCGTCGCCGGATTGGGGATCCCCTTGCCGTCAATCACCCTAAGATCGCTATCCACAACGATGAAATCGGACGGCTTGGCCTCGTCGAACGCGGTGCCTAGCGCAAGCGTCAGAAACTGGTCCTGGGCGATCCGCGCCGTCAATTGGCCGGCGAGCCCTCCAAAATGACCTTCACTGGCAAGAATGCGTGCTGCCAGCGCGATCTTCTGGACATCGGTCCATGCGGCCGTCGCGGGCAAACTCGCGAGGTCGGCCTCCGCCTGGATCGCGTGTACATTTTTCTCCTTCGGAGTCGGCAAGAGCATTTCCGGCATCAGTGGTTCCCTCTTCTTCGAATGAATGATCAGAGCGGCGATGCAGGCGACCGAAAGGCAGATCGCATCAGATAAGCAGAGAGCGCGGCGAGAAGACCGAGCCCCGCGAGATAGACCCCGACAGCTTGAATGGAGCCGAACCTCGCGATCAGCGACGTTGCGATAATCGGGGCGAGCCCTCCCCCCAGCGCGCCAGCGATCTGTATCCCGATAGACAGACCCGAATATCGCAATTCGCCGGGAAATTGTTCGCTAAAGAGATGGGACTGCGGACCGAACATGATCGGATAGTTGACGGACAGGCCCATGATCACGGCGATCTGGAAGGCCAGTAGTGATCCGCTTCCCATTGCCATCAGCAGCGGAATGGCGGAGAGCGCCAGCAAAAGAGCGCCAAAAATGTAGAGCCTGCGTGCTCCGACCCGGTCGCCGAGCCATCCGAAGAACGGGATTCCCGCAAGCTGGAAGACCGCCGCAACCGTAATTGCGCGCAAGACGTCGCTGCGCGAAAACCTGAGTGTTGTAATCGCATAGGAGACCGAGAATACGACGAGCGTAAAATACAGCGTTACCTCTCCGAGCTTGCCGCCGATCAGAAGGAGCAGCGACCGCCAGTGCTTGCTGACGACGTCACGGGATGGAAATGCCGATATTTTACGCGCATTTTGCAGCGACGTGAAAATCGGCGATTCCTCGACATCGCGCCGGATATAGACGCCGAGCGCGAACATCACCACGCTCGCGAGGAATGGCAGGCGCCAACCCCAAGACAAAAACGCGGATTCCGGGAGCAGGCTGACCAGCGCGAATGCGCCGGTCGCCAACATCAGGCCGATCGGCGCCGCGCACTGCGGAAGACTTCCGAAGAAAGACCTCCTGGACACCGGCGCATGCTCAACCATCATCAACATGCCGCCCGCATATTCTCCGCCGAATGAAATTCCTTGGGCGATGCGCAGCAGGATCAGCAAGACAGGCGCAGCGAGGCCAATCGAGGTATAGGTCGGCAATAGCCCGATCGCGACAGTTGCAATACCCATCAAGACCAACCCGATCAGCAACATCTTCTTGCGGCCGAGACGATCGCCGAAATGGCCGAAGATAAGCCCACCCACAGGCCGCGCAAAGAAACCCGCGGCAAACGCGCCGAAAGCTGCCAGTTGCCCGGCCGTGGCATCAAACGTCGGAAAAAACAACTTGTTGAACACGACCGCCGTGGCCGTGCCGTAGGCCAGGAAATCGAATGCTTCGATCGCCCCGCCTATCATGGTCGCCAGGGTAATCCTCAGCATCGACCGGCCAGAGGTTTCGACTTGGCGGTACGCAAAGGGTTGCGCGGTCCGGCACGTGTTCACGTCGGTCATTTCGATCCTGTCGCTCTCCCGAGCACAGCGTCGTTCCTGGTAACCAAACACCAAGGGATAATTCCCTATTCTTTTTGAGATGGTATCGGAAGAATGCGCGCCGTCGCCGTAGCGCTAGCAAGCAACCTGTCGCCATCTCCTTTCAGTACTCCCTCAAGAAAAGCAAAATCTCGCCCGCGATGAACGAGTCTTCCCGCGCCGAACAACGGTCCCACCGGAGCAGGCCGAATAAAAGT is part of the Bradyrhizobium canariense genome and encodes:
- a CDS encoding mandelate racemase/muconate lactonizing enzyme family protein; this translates as MNRRTEERPAPRPAVAPQRIVKAETILVSIPFESGGTPPWSFGGSPRLQFDTLFVRLETEDGIVGWGEAFSRGEDKSLAALIETRVLPLVIGRNAFEISKIKFDLEFQLQNFGRIGPIVYGISAVDIALWDIMGKLTGVPLSTLLGGAFAGEVEVYASLMRYGNCADVVKATRQAIERGYRYIKLHEITENEIRASVEAAGSDALVMLDTNCPWSVAEALRYDELLKPLNLYWLEEPVWPPENYVGLARVKATGRHRIAAGENAGSLHDFVAMIEANAIDIAQPDVAKTGGVSELLKIAALCDAKGIEFVPHCAIFGPGQVATIHLSAAQRQLPLLERLYCDFEAELYRGETTPKRGKVRVPAGPGLGLDPALDVIDRYRVK
- a CDS encoding MFS transporter, producing MNVGRVTVASDIDTVTMETDARRTRRAAIWGSAIGYATDGFDLLILGFMLRPISVDLGLSQAQAASLVTATLFGAVLGGFAFGWLSDQLGRVRVLVWTIVLFAVFTGLCAFARGYWDLLFFRTIAGVGLGGEFGIGMALVAEACPAAERGRVSSYVGLGWQVGVLAAAIVTPLLLPAIGWRGMFLIGILPAAAAYLIRRTLPEPELFLRDAKTRALQSSLRLLVKDADTIKLSFGMVILCSVQNFGYYGVMIWLPNYLSTRFGLALTQTAVWTVATIAGMAAGIFVFGQVADRIGRRSAFFAYMTGAAVMVLCYSRLSDPVQLLFAGAVMGFFVNGMLGGYGALMSELYPTAARATAQNVLFNIGRAVGGLGPLLVGLVASARGFEFAITVLAALYVVDLATMWLLIPERRGAELQ
- a CDS encoding ABC transporter ATP-binding protein, with the protein product MSEISVRNLTKIFESQNPFERVVALDNVSCEIPSGQFLCIIGPSGCGKSTLLHAIAGFVQGTSGETLQDGKAIKQPGPDRIVIFQEYGLFPWLTVAENVEFGLLAKGVPAAERKKIVQHYLDLVKLGGFEHRYPHELSGGMRQRVSIARALAPDPEVVLMDEPFAALDSLTRDVLQEEILRIWEKTRKTFVLITHNIEEAVFLGDRVIVMTARPGRIKAQIDVDIARPRDPSIRTSHPRFLETKERLSQLLRTEIIREVA
- a CDS encoding AraC family transcriptional regulator, producing the protein MLDDLITRHLGYHATARPMAAMEIDYPSGASTGPHAHPRGQLLYAIEGVMIVRSAAGVWVVPPNRAVWLTAGLDHEVRMCGDVKIRTVFVDQHAAPHLPQASCVIAVSPLLRELIVAAMRVPLDYASDTRDARLMRLLLDELREVDVLPLHLPMPNDARLRNVCEAMVARPDDASTAEQWARQLRLTPKTVHRLFSRETGLTFGQWRQQARLLFALERLARGDRIIDVALDSGYASQSAFTAMFRKHFGMPPTAFYR
- a CDS encoding SDR family oxidoreductase, with the protein product MSGNSSKVAIVTGASRGIGAAIAERLARDGFTVVVNYSGNAAPAEELARKIEQAGGKALTAKADVADADAVRRMFDAAETAFGGVDILVNNAGIMQLARIADADDANFDRQIAVNLKGTFNTLREAAKRLRDGGRIINFSTTVVGLKLETYGVYAATKAAVETLTAILAKEMRGRNITVNAVAPGPTATDLFLNGKSPELIERMSKMNPLERLGAPADIAASVAFLAGPDGGWINGQTLRANGGMI
- a CDS encoding DMT family transporter; this encodes MLKQKTALLYPFLAIVLWAGNVIASRLSAHTIGPQAITFYRLLLAVALMSLFVARPAWRNRSAIWPHFGQFAILGFLAMCLFQSLSYLAAETTTATNMAVFTALTPLLTVGLSAVLLGEDPTLGMVGGGLLSLAGLIYLVSGGDLSTLFRDGVHPGDALMLLAALVYALYGVLLKRWNLPITGWQSTYMQALCALAIMFPAFLATPAPLRQLNTATLPLIGYAGGLASVVLPFLWIRGVQQLGPNRCAVFMNLLPVLTAAAAIVMLGEPVRSFHVIGGGLALCGVAFAQTFRRPLTRRTVSIAG
- a CDS encoding GntR family transcriptional regulator; protein product: MVAQVISGLVEKRSLDRAAADAIRQAITSGALNPGARLTEVELASGLKVSRGTIRAALQRLLSEGLIAQKPYAGWEVATLTSRDAWELYTLRSSLEGLAAQLAARNPERRSLIEPAFDKLKAAAKTRDQKQITDADLALHKAIVVLANHKRLFDQYGYVEQQVRMYMASSNAILEKPELVISNHEKLVSSVLKGNASAAERSAQEHTKAAGEVLTRYLQEKEKQIELAAPAKRA
- a CDS encoding LysR family transcriptional regulator → MDRLDAMRVFSRVVERRSFTLAAEDLGLPRSTVTDAVKQLEAHLGVRLLERTTRHVSPTLDGEAYYRRCVSILADIEDAEGAFAGAKPKGLLRVDMHGTLARHFVLPRLPEFLQTYPDIELYISEGDRLVDLIREGIDCVLRVGTPQNSDLIVRRIAMLGEATLASPAYLERFGTPAHPDMLAEGHRMVGFRSSATGAVLPLEFTIDGQVCNRVLPATVSVNAAEGYFAAAKLGLGLIQIPRYHADHALRTGELVQVLENFPPTPSSVSVLYPHSRQLSPRVRVFINWLVSIFDRAT